A DNA window from Lachancea thermotolerans CBS 6340 chromosome G complete sequence contains the following coding sequences:
- the ECI1 gene encoding dodecenoyl-CoA isomerase (similar to uniprot|Q05871 Saccharomyces cerevisiae YLR284C ECI1 Peroxisomal delta3 delta2-enoyl- CoA isomerase hexameric protein that converts 3-hexenoyl- CoA to trans-2-hexenoyl-CoA essential for the beta- oxidation of unsaturated fatty acids oleate-induced), which produces MSDLTRMKSSKMSYRIDGLFFVITFTDPQTLNSLSGTDFLYLGHLLEIADRCESTYFTVLQSTGRFFSSGADVSNIEKAQAEGKAQPSGMLGKWLSEFVSRNLFVTHTFATHSKVLVCCLNGPAVGLTAAIVMLCDIVFSMNDKVYLLFPFANLALVTEGALSVTLPLKLGYNTANDILMFAKPVKFDKLIERVIVRNYNLTDAETFNAQVLTDLREMTSGLYPQSFTGIKKLLKRSLDTQMKRANVEEVNDALAFWVEGLPQQRFREIGSKKRKHKL; this is translated from the coding sequence ATGTCGGACCTGACGCGTatgaaaagctcgaaaatgtcGTACAGGATCGACGGCCTGTTCTTCGTGATAACTTTCACAGACCCGCAGACGTTGAACTCACTGTCCGGCACAGACTTCCTCTACCTTGGGCATCTACTAGAAATCGCAGACCGCTGCGAGTCGACCTATTTCACAGTACTACAAAGCACAGGCCGGTTTTTTTCGTCTGGCGCGGACGTTTCAAATATTGAAAAGGCCCAAGCGGAGGGGAAGGCGCAGCCTTCTGGGATGCTCGGCAAGTGGCTGTCCGAGTTTGTTAGCCGCAACCTGTTTGTGACGCACACCTTTGCTACGCACTCCAAGGTGCTCGTGTGCTGCCTCAACGGTCCCGCTGTGGGCCTCACCGCCGCCATTGTGATGCTTTGTGATATagtgttttcgatgaacGACAAAGTGTACCTGCTCTTCCCGTTCGCGAACCTGGCGCTTGTCACGGAGGGCGCGCTTTCTGTGACGCTGCCTTTGAAGCTAGGCTACAACACGGCGAACGATATTCTCATGTTTGCAAAGCCTGTCAAATTtgacaagctcatcgaaagAGTCATAGTGCGCAATTATAACCTTACTGACGCCGAGACCTTTAACGCCCAAGTCCTCACGGACCTCCGCGAAATGACATCAGGGCTTTACCCACAAAGTTTCACCGGGATTAAGAAATTGCTCAAGAGGTCTCTGGACACACAGATGAAGCGTGCAAACGTGGAGGAAGTGAACGATGCTCTCGCCTTCTGGGTTGAAGGGCTGCCCCAGCAGCGGTTTCGTGAAATAGGCTCCAAAAAGCGCAAACACAAGCTCTGA
- the PUT7 gene encoding Put7p (similar to uniprot|Q05867 Saccharomyces cerevisiae YLR283W Hypothetical ORF) produces MMLRCRAFGRSLRYSYKRFNSSVKPEGRKTNEVEDIQGNFIGKLPEQLISEGNGFESTTAENQIDTLRCYERLLRSGFTPKQSTAAIELLLQTLNEEFFAEYNNKFLRRTELDTQSHLFNAAETELRYTIQVSREAALNEQNLKILQLHRGLHLAHDELNEQFINLLKKDSRVDFNDHKIENTLLHRNINLTIKDCNHKIGTRIIGDIKSEIENLRWQTTRSGLFAVLGLVFFIMSGVSISKRLSLENEKPVEVVLHTIEPEEDLQQPEGLENEVEE; encoded by the coding sequence ATGATGCTAAGATGCCGGGCCTTCGGACGGTCATTACGCTATAGCTACAAGCGGTTCAACAGCAGCGTCAAGCCTGAAGGGCGTAAAACAAacgaagttgaagatatACAAGGGAATTTTATAGGGAAGCTACCAGAACAGCTAATATCAGAGGGCAACGGGTTTGAGTCTACTACCGCTGAGAATCAAATTGATACTTTGCGGTGCTACGAGAGACTTCTACGAAGTGGGTTCACTCCAAAACAGAGCACTGCAGCGATCGAATTACTACTCCAAACTCTCAACGAGGAGTTCTTTGCAGAGTACAACAATAAATTTCTTCGCAGGACGGAACTGGATACCCAGTCTCACCTTTTCAACGCTGCAGAGACTGAATTACGATATACCATACAGGTCTCTAGAGAAGCCGCGCTTAATGAGCAAAATCTCAAGATTCTGCAACTGCACCGAGGACTACACCTTGCACACGACGAGCTCAATGAGCAGTTCATCAAtttattgaaaaaagacTCCCGCGTAGACTTCAACGACCACAAGATAGAGAACACATTGCTCCACCGAAATATAAACCTTACTATAAAGGACTGCAACCACAAGATAGGAACGCGAATAATCGGTGACATCAAGTCCGAAATTGAGAACCTGAGATGGCAAACGACCAGGAGCGGGCTTTTTGCGGTGCTAGGCctggtcttcttcattATGAGCGGTGTCAGTATTTCGAAACGACTCTCGCTAGAGAATGAAAAACCAGTGGAGGTGGTTCTTCACACTATCGAACCGGAGGAAGACTTGCAGCAGCCTGAGGGCCTCGAGAACGAAGTCGAAGAATGA
- the RSO55 gene encoding Rso55p (similar to uniprot|Q05863 Saccharomyces cerevisiae YLR281C Hypothetical ORF): MKALLRCGFHTIAARSIKKNKLPPRPKLSTQMETELEEKFLHGGRGPGGQKINKCNSKVQLKHLPSGIVVECQETRSRDQNRKLAREKLALRIAQWQGGGGPVAREVALHEWERQGKRSKERKSKDKHVKHQEVRRSAEMQKLQEEEDLLRSLLT; this comes from the coding sequence ATGAAAGCACTGCTGCGCTGTGGCTTCCATACTATTGCAGCCCGTTCGATTaagaagaacaagttaCCACCGAGGCCCAAGCTCTCTACCCAAATGGAGACAGAACTGGAGGAGAAGTTTCTCCATGGAGGCAGAGGCCCCGGAGGACAGAAAATCAATAAATGCAACAGCAAGGTTCAGCTAAAACACCTGCCAAGCGGGATTGTCGTGGAGTGCCAGGAGACCAGATCCAGAGACCAGAACCGGAAGCTTGCTCgtgaaaagcttgcttTACGTATTGCACAGTGGCAAGGCGGGGGTGGGCCCGTAGCGCGGGAGGTTGCCTTGCATGAATGGGAGCGACAAGGCAAGCGTAGCAAGGAGCGCAAGAGTAAAGATAAGCACGTGAAGCATCAAGAGGTGCGCAGATCTGCCGAGATGCAAAAAttgcaagaagaagaagacttgCTTCGCAGCCTTTTGACGTAA